Below is a window of Saccharomonospora viridis DSM 43017 DNA.
CCTGCGCAGCCTGCGTGTCTTGCGAGACCTGTGGGTCCTGTGCCTGCCGGGAGTCCTGCGAGTTCTGTCCGGACTCGGTGTTCTCCTCGGCGTTCTCGGTGTTCCCCTCGGACGTCCCGCTGTCGACGAACTCCATGTCCAACAGCGAGTCGTCGTACACCAACTCGGCCACCGGAACCGACGAACCCGCCTCGAGGCGCACCTCGGAGTGGGCACCGCAGCCGAACTCGGCGTGGACCACATGCCCGTCCGCCGGGGAGATCTCGTTGCCGCACACCCCGAACGCCGACCGCAACGACCCCGCCAGCTGTAGGTAGAAACCGCAGGTACCACACGCGGCGGGCGCACTGCGGGCCATGTCGGACCGGGGACCGTACTCACTCCGGTACCAGCGGGTGGCCGCTTCCTGCCGCCCGTACCGCGACATCACCCGCACCCTGCCGAGTCCGACCTCCCGCACCGCCTCCTCGGCCTCGGGGTCGTCGAGCGTCGCGTACGCGGGAGCGAGCCTCGGGTCGTCCGGAGGGGTCGGGAAGATGTCGCCGACACCGAGATCGCCGGGACGTACCCTGCGCTCCCACGGCACCCACCGCGGCGCGACGATCGCGTCCGGCCCCGGGGTGAGCACCACCTCGCTGATCGTGACGGGAGCGTGCTCGTCGGCCGTGGCCACCGTGACCGACCAGCGCCATCCCCGATAGCCGGGGAGCGTGGAGTCGAACAGGTGCGTCACCGACACGGCGTCTTCGTGCACCGCGCCCACATAGTCGCCGACGTTGTCGTCGCCGGCCTCCTGCACCGCTGCCTCACGCGCCGGCTCGACCGCATCGAGCAGCTTCCTGCGAATCGTGCCGTCGTCATGCGTCAGCAGCAGGCTCATGGCGTCAATTGTGCAGCACTCAACGACTACTCCGGAGGGGCGGGTTCATGCCAGGGTGGGAACCGTGCGTCGAGTGCTCAACCGAGTGATCAGTACCGGAGCGGTCGCGCTCACCGTGATGACGGTGGTGGCGGCATGCGGACAGCCCCCGAAACAGCATTCCGGAGGGAACACCGCGGGCGCGCCACGACCGGAACGACTGCGGGTCGAGGTCGTCGACGTGCTCCCCCACGACCCCGAGGCGTTCACCCAAGGTCTCGAACTGGTCGACGACACCCTCTATGAGGGGACCGGCCTGGTCGGCGAGTCGACGCTGCGAGCGGGGCCACTCGGTGGCGAGCCCACCACCGTCGTGTCCTTGCCCGCGCCCCTGTTCGGCGAGGGCATCACCGTGGTCGACGACCGGGTGTGGCAACTCACCTGGCGCGACGGCATCGCCATCGAACGCGACCGCACCACGCTGGCCGAACTCCGTCGCGTCCACTACGAGGGCGAGGGGTGGGGACTGTGCCACCAGGACGAGCGCGACCGGCTCGTGATGAGCGACGGCACGGCCACACTCACCTTCCGCGATCCCGACGACTTCTCCGTCCTCGGCGCCGTGCAGGTCACCGACACCGGCGACCCGGTCGTCAACCTCAACGAACTGGAATGCGTCGGCGACGACGTCTACGCCAACGTCTGGCACACCGACGACATCCTGCGCATCGACCCGGACACCGGATTCGTCACCGCTCGCATCGACGCGTCCGACCTCCTCACCCCGGAGGAGGCGGCCGACGCCGACGTGCTCAACGGCATCGCCGCACTCGACGGGTCGGACCACTTCCTCGTCACGGGCAAGTTGTGGCCGAAGATGTTCACGGTGCGATTCGTCCCAACGGACTGAAACACCCGGACGGATCCGTATCGGATACGGCAGGATTGACTCATGCGTTCCGGCCGCAAGGGTAGACGGAAATGGATCCCCGATGAGCAGGTGAGCCACTCGTCGACCCCTGATCCCGAGGGCACCCGAGCTCCCCTCACGGCCGACAACGCACCGACGGGTTCGGTCCCGGTGCAGCCACCGCCCCCACCCCGAGGCGCCCGGCCCTACCGCTCGACACCCCCGCGCGAGGCACTCCGCACCCCGCCGCCACGACGGTCCTCCGGCGGCCCCGGTACGACGCCCCGCCACGGGTCTCGGCACCGTTACGAGCGCTACGACACCGACGGTTACGCGCCTGGGCAGCCACCCGAGGCGTTCGACCCCGAACCGACCACGACCCGTCACGGCCTCGAAGCCGCTCACGAACGACGTCTGCCGAAAAAGCTCACGGTCACCCGTGTCGCGGCGCTCCGCAGCCGCGAGCTCAGCGGCCAGGCCATCGCCGCGTTCCGTCGCGCCACCACCGCCGACGGGGCCGACAAATCCGGCCTGACCTCACTGACGTACGCGGTGATGCTGAACTACGCCAGCGACGCCGCGATGGCCGTCGCGCTGGCCAACACGCTGTTCTTCGCGGCCAGCAGCGGCGAGAGCCGAGGCAAGGTGGCGCTCTACCTGCTCATCACCATCGCGCCGTTCGCCCTGGTGGCGCCGGTGATCGGCCCGGCCCTCGACAGGATCCAACGGGGACGCAGGCTGGCGATGTGCGTGGCCTCGGCGGGACAGGCGCTGATGTGCGTGCTCATGGCGCTCAACTTCGACAGCTGGGTGCTCTACCCCGCCGCGCTCGGCAAGATGGTGCTGTCGAAGTCGTTCATGGTGCTCAAGGCCGCCGTCACGCCCAGGGTGCTGCCACCGGAGATCACCCTGTCGAAGACCAACGCCAGACTCGCCGTGTTCGGCCTCGCCGCCGGGGGCGTGTTCGGCGCGATCGCCAGCGGGTTGAACTGGGCGTTCGGCTCCTCGGGAGCGCTGTGGTTCACCGCGCTCATCTGTGCTGTCGGCGCCGTGCAGGCCATGCGCATCCCGTCGTGGGTGGAGGTCACCGAGGGCGAGGTGCCCGCGTCGCTGACGGCCAGGCTGCCCAAGAAGGCCGGTCGTGCTCCGATGGCCCGGTACGTCGTGGTGGCGCTGTGGGGCAACGGCTCCATCCGCGTACTGACCGGGTTCCTCATGATGTTCGCCGCGTTCGCGGTGAAGGCCGAGACCGAGAGCAGCGGGCAGACCGGGTTCATCCAACTGCTGCTGCTCGGCATCATCGGCGCCGCCGCCGGTGTCGGCGGGTTCCTCGGCAACGCGCTCGGCTCCCGCATGCAGTTCGGCAAACCCGATCAGGTCATCATCGCGTGCCTGGCGAGCGTCTTGGCCTCCACCATCGTCGCCACCGTCGCCTCCGGGTTGGCCACAGCCGCACTCGTCGGACTCGTCGGCTCCACCGCCAGCTCGCTCTCGAAGAACAGCCTTGACGCCGTCATCCAACAGGACATGCCGGAGGAGTCGCGGGCGTCGGCGTTCGGCCGTTCCGAAACAGTGCTGCAACTGGCCTGGGTCTTCGGTGGCGCGATCGGGCTGTTGCTACCGCCCACCTACTGGATCGGCTTCCTCGTGGTGGCCGTGCTGTTGGCGCTCGGACTGGCGCAGACGTGGGCGGTCCGCAGCGGGAAGTCGCTGTTACCGACACTGCGACGCCGCCCGTCCCCCGGACCCGATCCACGGCCGAGCCGGGTCGACTCGTAGTCTCGCCGTCATGCGACGTTCAGTAGTGGCACTGGTCGCCGCTGGCGCGGCCGTCCTGACAGGGTGTTCTGCTCCCCAGCCGCCCGAGGTCACGTTCTACACCGACGGCGAAAGCGTCACCGCCGGCCCGATGAGCTACTGCGACGCCCTGCTCACCGACTGCCAGGTCACCGACGGCGACCCCGTCGTGCTCGACGCACGCCCGGGCCAGCGGGTCCAGGTGTCGGTGCCCGCCGAGATCGCCGAGACCCCCTGGTTGGTGATCGTGCAGGCCTACGACCCCGAGGGGGACCTGCTGCCGATGCAGCAGGAGGTGTTCACCGACGGAACCCGGCACGCCCACACGGTGATCCCCGAGTCCGCCGAACACCAGATCCTCGTGGTGGAGGTACAGCAGCTCGGCGCCGCCTACGCAGTGGACGAGAAGGACGAGCCGATCCTCGACGAGAACGGTCAGCCGCAACTCGTGGTGCGTGGCGTGTGGTCGTTGCAGATCAACCCGCGGGAACAGGACGCGCGGGAGACGGAGTCCGAGGAATCCGCCGACTGAGCACCCACCGACCGCCCCGGCTGTACCGGGTCCGCGGACGCGGTCGCCCGAGCACGGCTTGGCAATCCGCGGACACGGCTACACAGGCTGCGGACACGACTACGCAGGTTGCGGACACGGTTGCTGCGCGTGCGAATTACGGGTCGAGGTCACGCGCGACCGCGCGCATGACCTCGGCGATGCGCTTGGTGTTCTTCCGCTCGGGATAACGGCCCCTGCGCAGAACCGGCTGAACCCGCATCTCCAGCAGTTTGATCATGTCCTCGATGAGGCCATGCAGCTCCTCCGCTGGACGTCGCCGTGCCTCAGCCACAGAAGGCAGCGGGTCGAGCAGCCGGACGGACAGAGCCTGGGGACCGCGCCTGCCCTCGGCGATGCCGAACTCCAGGCGCTGACCGGCCTTCAGCGTCTCGACGCCCTGCGGCAGCGCGGACTTCCGAACGTAGACGTCCCTGCCTCCGTCCTCCGTGACGAAGCCGAACCCCTTGTCCGCGTCGTACCACTTGACCTTGCCGGTCGGCACTGCCCCTCACCGTTCCTTCGTTCTCCTGCAACGGACCACGCCGTCACGCGGCCCCGCACGACGAACGCGCCCCAGGCGTACCCAGGACGCGCCCCGTCTAGCCTATCTCGCCATACGCACTACGGCGAAGGCGATTGCCCGCCTCTAAGATGTCCGACATGGAAACCGCTGTCCACGAAAAGAAGTCGTCCGCCGAACAAAAGCCCTGGCTGATGCGCATCGGCATCGGGTTGTTCACGGTGGGCATGCTCGCTGTGGTCGTGGTGTTCCTGCTTTTCGCGGCGGGCTACTCGGAACTGCCGGTATGGCTGTCCGCGTTCGCCGGTGTGATCACTCCACTCGGCTTGGGGTTGGGTTTGCTCTCCCTGATCCGGGAGCACCGCCAGGCGTGACATCGGCGCGAGAGCTGTGCTCGGCGAGCCATGCCGGGAACTCCGCGAGTGATTCCAGCACCACGTGCGCACCCGCGTCGAGCAGTTCCCGCTTCCCGCACGGCCCGGTCGTGACTCCCACCGCGATCGCGTTCGCCGCCAGCGCTCCCCTGATGTCGCCCACATGATCACCGACGAACACGTCGGCACCGTGTTCGGTCAGCGCCGCGGCCTTACCGGTCGACCACAGCTCTCCGACCAGCGTGTCGACCACCCAACCGAGCGCTCGTAGGTGCAGTTCGGCGTTACGGGCGTACTTGCCGGTGACGACGAGCGTCCGTCCACCCAGGCCACGCACGGCGGCCAGCGCCTCGACCGCACCGGGCAGCGCCACGGTGCGTGGGATGACCAGTTCCGGATAGATCTCCCGGAATCGCGCCACGAGCGCGGGAATCCGTTCTTCGGGGGCGCCGAACCCCCGCAGCACCTCATCCAGCGGCGGTCCCAGATGGGCGGCGAAACGCTCGCCGTCGAGCGGTAGGCCCGACTCCTCGGCGAGCCTGTCCATGGCCACGACCATTCCCGGTCGTGGATCGATGAGGGTCATGTCCAGGTCGAAACCCACGCACGTGCTCACGCGGACCACCGTAGCCGCTCGATGCAGGCGGTCCGTCTCGCTCACGCGCCGACGGCCCCACCGGCCGGCAGGCGGTGTGGGGTCGGCCCCAGCCCGCCCGAACGCCTCCCGATGAGACCGCCCGCTTGCGTCGACCCCCACCACCTCATCCGCCGCCTACACTGTCAGCCGACCATCGCGCACACCGTCGCGGAATCAATCCGGTGGTCCCGGCCTGCGCCACATGGGGCCTGCGCCGCGTGGGACGCGCCGCCCCGGAACGTCGGCCCGCATCCCCGCCTCGACGTCGACCGGCCCCGTCACCCTGCGCCTCGTCGAGCCCACGACACGGTCGACGTGGTTGACACCGAGCCAACCCGTCCCACCCGCTCGAGCCGTGGCCGGGACAACCACACGCGGGCCGCCGTCACTCCACCTTTGAGGTCCGTCCGCGACCCACGCGAAGAAGGGATGTCCGTCATGACCGGCACCGTCGAGCATCGAGCTGGTTTTCATTCCCTGCGTCGTGGAGGGCTGGACTGGAACACCCTGCCGCTGCGACTGTTCGCCAAGGGCAACCGCAAGTTCTGGGACCCGGCCGACATCGACTTCAGTGTCGACGCCCGGGACTGGGAGAAGTTGACCGACAGACAGCGGTTGTCGGCGACGTACCTGTGCGCGCAGTTCGCGGCCGGTGAGGAAGCCGTCACAGAGGACATCCAGCCGTTTCTGCGGGCGATGGCCGCCGAGGGCCGGTTGGGCGACGAGATGTACCTGGCGCAGTTCTGCTTCGAGGAGGCCAAACACACCGAGGCGTTCCGGCGGTGGATGGACGCCGTGGGACTGACCGACGACCTGCACCCGTTCGTGGCG
It encodes the following:
- a CDS encoding DUF3027 domain-containing protein; its protein translation is MSLLLTHDDGTIRRKLLDAVEPAREAAVQEAGDDNVGDYVGAVHEDAVSVTHLFDSTLPGYRGWRWSVTVATADEHAPVTISEVVLTPGPDAIVAPRWVPWERRVRPGDLGVGDIFPTPPDDPRLAPAYATLDDPEAEEAVREVGLGRVRVMSRYGRQEAATRWYRSEYGPRSDMARSAPAACGTCGFYLQLAGSLRSAFGVCGNEISPADGHVVHAEFGCGAHSEVRLEAGSSVPVAELVYDDSLLDMEFVDSGTSEGNTENAEENTESGQNSQDSRQAQDPQVSQDTQAAQDARGPQDTQAAQDARGPQDTGESRGPAQSSESDATV
- a CDS encoding glutaminyl-peptide cyclotransferase — its product is MTVVAACGQPPKQHSGGNTAGAPRPERLRVEVVDVLPHDPEAFTQGLELVDDTLYEGTGLVGESTLRAGPLGGEPTTVVSLPAPLFGEGITVVDDRVWQLTWRDGIAIERDRTTLAELRRVHYEGEGWGLCHQDERDRLVMSDGTATLTFRDPDDFSVLGAVQVTDTGDPVVNLNELECVGDDVYANVWHTDDILRIDPDTGFVTARIDASDLLTPEEAADADVLNGIAALDGSDHFLVTGKLWPKMFTVRFVPTD
- a CDS encoding MFS transporter — protein: MRSGRKGRRKWIPDEQVSHSSTPDPEGTRAPLTADNAPTGSVPVQPPPPPRGARPYRSTPPREALRTPPPRRSSGGPGTTPRHGSRHRYERYDTDGYAPGQPPEAFDPEPTTTRHGLEAAHERRLPKKLTVTRVAALRSRELSGQAIAAFRRATTADGADKSGLTSLTYAVMLNYASDAAMAVALANTLFFAASSGESRGKVALYLLITIAPFALVAPVIGPALDRIQRGRRLAMCVASAGQALMCVLMALNFDSWVLYPAALGKMVLSKSFMVLKAAVTPRVLPPEITLSKTNARLAVFGLAAGGVFGAIASGLNWAFGSSGALWFTALICAVGAVQAMRIPSWVEVTEGEVPASLTARLPKKAGRAPMARYVVVALWGNGSIRVLTGFLMMFAAFAVKAETESSGQTGFIQLLLLGIIGAAAGVGGFLGNALGSRMQFGKPDQVIIACLASVLASTIVATVASGLATAALVGLVGSTASSLSKNSLDAVIQQDMPEESRASAFGRSETVLQLAWVFGGAIGLLLPPTYWIGFLVVAVLLALGLAQTWAVRSGKSLLPTLRRRPSPGPDPRPSRVDS
- a CDS encoding DUF2771 family protein: MRRSVVALVAAGAAVLTGCSAPQPPEVTFYTDGESVTAGPMSYCDALLTDCQVTDGDPVVLDARPGQRVQVSVPAEIAETPWLVIVQAYDPEGDLLPMQQEVFTDGTRHAHTVIPESAEHQILVVEVQQLGAAYAVDEKDEPILDENGQPQLVVRGVWSLQINPREQDARETESEESAD
- a CDS encoding cold-shock protein, with the translated sequence MPTGKVKWYDADKGFGFVTEDGGRDVYVRKSALPQGVETLKAGQRLEFGIAEGRRGPQALSVRLLDPLPSVAEARRRPAEELHGLIEDMIKLLEMRVQPVLRRGRYPERKNTKRIAEVMRAVARDLDP
- a CDS encoding HAD family hydrolase; this encodes MSTCVGFDLDMTLIDPRPGMVVAMDRLAEESGLPLDGERFAAHLGPPLDEVLRGFGAPEERIPALVARFREIYPELVIPRTVALPGAVEALAAVRGLGGRTLVVTGKYARNAELHLRALGWVVDTLVGELWSTGKAAALTEHGADVFVGDHVGDIRGALAANAIAVGVTTGPCGKRELLDAGAHVVLESLAEFPAWLAEHSSRADVTPGGAPGSGRANPTPSRVE